The following proteins come from a genomic window of Trichocoleus desertorum ATA4-8-CV12:
- the gvpA gene encoding gas vesicle structural protein GvpA (There are 14 genes on the gvp gene cluster in halophilic archaea. The product of gvpA is a structural component of gas vesicles, which provide buoyancy to cells and promote flotation. It has been reported that the products of gvpAO and gvpFGJKLM represent the minimal set required for gas vesicle formation in halophilic archaea.), whose product MAVEKVNSSSSLAEVIDRILDKGIVIDAWVRVSLVGIELLAIEARVVIASVETYLKYAEAVGLTTQAAVPAS is encoded by the coding sequence ATGGCTGTTGAAAAAGTAAACTCCTCCTCTAGCTTGGCTGAAGTAATTGACCGCATCCTCGACAAAGGCATTGTAATTGATGCTTGGGTTCGCGTTTCTCTCGTAGGAATTGAACTATTGGCAATCGAAGCACGGGTAGTCATTGCTTCGGTTGAAACCTACCTAAAGTACGCCGAAGCAGTGGGTTTGACCACTCAGGCTGCTGTTCCTGCTTCTTAG
- the gvpC gene encoding gas vesicle protein GvpC produces MVALRHLWQEQRRQRQQQLAQRQQQVQAALAVTRQQRQVKADQLHHNLATFRADLAEESELWQANQHLFRLQLQQSVQVLQQETQNFLAYSRLERQLQAEELAEQLDTFVQQLQQQTAEFLSLTAIERSLMAEQLAQELRQFHSELNISVTLLRQEIQTQVSTLQQETQALLSTNQHERVLMRTQQAKELTTFVEKLSADVQSYLWELELLREDRAQQLQQTLSQSRSDRQANVVALFQRFATFRAELQQYCTNLRASVWGVDLDVNHQSNSIYSNQTSPHLRHPSPVGTGMEERSNPEPTSAPISAIQPAAVEIEKEVYNYLHQVQGARLVELETALAINRIQAVDVLRSLITKGLITQRDRVYYTQEEFNL; encoded by the coding sequence ATGGTTGCTCTGAGACATTTATGGCAAGAACAGCGGCGGCAGCGTCAGCAGCAACTAGCTCAGCGCCAGCAACAAGTCCAAGCGGCTTTAGCGGTAACGCGGCAGCAACGCCAAGTAAAAGCAGATCAGCTGCACCACAACCTCGCTACATTCCGCGCTGATTTGGCTGAGGAGAGCGAGCTTTGGCAAGCCAATCAACATTTGTTCCGCCTGCAATTGCAACAATCAGTCCAGGTGTTGCAACAAGAAACCCAGAATTTTTTAGCCTATAGTCGCTTAGAGCGTCAACTCCAAGCCGAGGAGCTAGCTGAGCAACTAGATACTTTCGTACAGCAGCTCCAACAGCAGACGGCTGAGTTCCTATCACTGACCGCAATTGAGCGATCGCTGATGGCTGAGCAGTTAGCCCAAGAACTACGCCAATTCCACTCCGAACTAAATATCAGCGTCACCCTGCTGCGCCAAGAGATCCAAACGCAAGTTTCTACGCTTCAACAAGAAACTCAAGCGCTTTTATCGACTAATCAGCATGAACGGGTTCTAATGCGAACCCAGCAAGCAAAAGAACTCACTACCTTTGTCGAGAAACTCAGTGCTGATGTGCAGAGCTATTTGTGGGAGTTAGAGCTACTACGAGAAGATCGAGCCCAACAACTGCAACAAACGCTCAGCCAAAGTAGAAGCGATCGCCAAGCCAATGTCGTAGCTCTATTCCAACGCTTCGCCACGTTCCGCGCTGAGCTACAGCAGTATTGCACCAATCTGCGAGCTTCTGTTTGGGGCGTAGATCTAGATGTAAATCATCAATCAAATTCAATCTATTCCAACCAAACCTCGCCCCACCTGCGGCACCCCTCTCCCGTGGGAACGGGGATGGAGGAGAGGTCAAATCCAGAGCCTACTAGCGCTCCAATTTCCGCTATTCAACCTGCGGCAGTGGAAATCGAAAAAGAAGTTTACAACTATCTACACCAAGTCCAAGGAGCCCGTCTGGTAGAGCTGGAAACCGCTTTAGCAATCAATCGCATTCAAGCCGTTGATGTGCTCCGCTCCTTAATCACCAAAGGTTTAATTACGCAGCGCGATCGCGTCTATTACACTCAAGAGGAATTTAACCTGTGA
- a CDS encoding gas vesicle protein GvpG, with protein sequence MFFDLLLAPITGPLAGITWLGSQIQERVNAEWDDKENLSKRLLALQLAFDMGDVSEADFEVQEEELLLAIQALEDEAKAAQAD encoded by the coding sequence ATGTTTTTTGACTTACTATTAGCACCCATTACTGGTCCCCTGGCAGGCATAACCTGGCTAGGTTCACAAATTCAAGAACGGGTGAATGCTGAGTGGGACGATAAAGAGAATCTCAGTAAGCGGTTACTGGCTCTGCAATTAGCGTTTGATATGGGCGACGTGTCTGAAGCAGACTTTGAAGTGCAAGAAGAAGAGTTGCTACTAGCCATCCAAGCGCTAGAAGACGAAGCAAAAGCGGCTCAAGCAGATTGA
- a CDS encoding ArsA family ATPase, whose translation MHQYDSLQLALFSGKGGVGKTTLSCSFARRWARQFPDQQILLVSTDPAHSLGDVLQVETSNAPHALADLPNLQVRSLDAAALLQDFKTRYGQVLELLVERGSFVQGEDLSPVWNLSWPGLDELMGILEIQRLLREGEADRVVVDMAPSGHTLNLFKLMDFLDELLAALELFQEKHRVLSQSFTGRYTADDADAFLHEMKAELLTGRQLLQNPDCTACLVVAIAEPMSFLETQRFLEALNQLQIPCGGLLVNHILTPLEDGDRYSEQQEMLGKFQTLSTLSTDKPIFTVPQQLEEPVGSAALDQVVAQIAPLGIVALPSPVVVQWPTKILPSFEDFVAVGRQLLLVGGKGGVGKTTVAAAIAWGMAQKYPERKVRVISIDPAHSLGDAFGQPLGHQPTALTHNLTGQEIDAGQVLEQFREEYLWELAEMMSGDSTEGDRSLSIAYGPEAWRRIAAQALPGIDEMLSLLTVIDLLERQEQDLIILDTAPTGHLLRFLEMPTALGDWLAWIFKLWIKYQDVLGRTEFMGRLRSLRQRVMQAQKRLQDPKYTEFILVLQAQSAIVAEGQRLAQSLAEMGVPQRYVVHNRFEPELPLPADALPQHTTIHLPVLPRSVTPLARIQGAAKLLF comes from the coding sequence ATGCATCAGTATGATTCCCTGCAACTCGCTCTCTTTAGCGGCAAAGGGGGTGTCGGTAAAACTACCCTTTCCTGTAGCTTCGCTCGCCGCTGGGCTAGACAGTTTCCTGACCAACAAATTCTTTTAGTTTCTACTGATCCAGCTCACTCCTTAGGCGATGTGCTGCAAGTAGAAACCAGTAATGCGCCCCATGCCTTAGCGGATTTACCCAACTTACAAGTGCGATCGCTGGATGCGGCTGCCCTCCTCCAAGACTTTAAAACTCGGTACGGTCAAGTTTTGGAGCTTTTGGTAGAGCGGGGTAGTTTTGTCCAGGGAGAAGATTTATCTCCCGTTTGGAACTTAAGTTGGCCTGGGTTGGATGAATTGATGGGCATTCTGGAAATCCAACGCCTCTTGCGAGAGGGAGAAGCCGATCGCGTCGTGGTCGATATGGCACCCAGCGGCCACACTTTGAACTTGTTTAAGTTAATGGACTTCTTGGATGAGTTGCTGGCAGCTCTAGAACTGTTTCAAGAAAAACATCGAGTTTTGAGCCAAAGCTTTACCGGACGCTACACAGCCGATGATGCGGATGCTTTTCTCCACGAGATGAAGGCAGAGCTACTAACTGGGCGACAGCTTTTGCAAAACCCTGACTGCACAGCTTGTTTGGTAGTGGCGATCGCTGAACCAATGAGCTTTCTAGAAACTCAGCGATTTTTAGAGGCACTAAACCAACTGCAAATTCCCTGCGGTGGATTGCTGGTGAATCACATTCTCACACCACTTGAGGATGGCGATCGCTACAGTGAGCAGCAGGAGATGTTAGGCAAGTTCCAAACCCTCAGCACCCTCAGTACTGACAAGCCGATTTTTACGGTGCCCCAACAACTTGAGGAACCTGTAGGCTCAGCTGCTTTGGATCAAGTCGTGGCTCAGATCGCTCCTTTGGGAATCGTGGCTCTCCCTTCGCCCGTGGTGGTGCAATGGCCTACTAAGATTCTGCCGAGTTTCGAGGATTTTGTGGCCGTAGGTCGTCAGCTCTTACTCGTTGGAGGGAAAGGGGGAGTGGGTAAAACCACAGTCGCAGCCGCGATCGCTTGGGGTATGGCTCAAAAATATCCAGAGCGCAAAGTTCGGGTGATTTCCATCGATCCAGCTCACTCTTTGGGCGATGCTTTTGGGCAACCATTAGGACACCAACCGACGGCGTTAACCCACAACTTAACGGGGCAGGAAATTGATGCTGGACAAGTCTTAGAGCAGTTCCGAGAAGAGTACCTGTGGGAATTGGCGGAGATGATGAGTGGAGATAGCACCGAGGGCGATCGCTCGCTGAGCATTGCCTACGGCCCCGAAGCATGGCGACGGATTGCAGCTCAGGCTCTACCTGGAATTGATGAGATGTTGTCGCTGCTTACGGTAATCGATTTGCTGGAGCGACAGGAGCAAGATTTGATTATTTTGGATACCGCTCCTACCGGGCACTTGCTCCGCTTCTTAGAAATGCCTACAGCTCTCGGAGATTGGCTAGCCTGGATTTTTAAGCTGTGGATCAAGTATCAAGACGTGTTGGGTCGTACCGAATTTATGGGTCGTCTGCGATCGCTGCGGCAACGGGTGATGCAAGCGCAAAAACGGCTCCAAGACCCGAAATATACCGAGTTTATTTTGGTGTTACAAGCGCAATCTGCCATTGTGGCGGAGGGTCAGCGTTTAGCTCAGTCCTTAGCAGAGATGGGGGTGCCTCAACGCTACGTGGTGCACAATCGCTTTGAACCAGAACTTCCACTGCCTGCTGATGCCTTGCCTCAACACACCACCATTCATCTGCCAGTCTTGCCTCGCTCAGTTACTCCTCTCGCTCGGATTCAAGGTGCAGCGAAGTTATTGTTCTAA
- a CDS encoding gas vesicle protein K — protein MPLSDPPPPVLLEPQRSSKDSGLAPLLLTVVELVRQLMEAQVIRRMEAGRLSDEDLDRAATSLRKLEEQVVHLCEIFEVDPADLNIDLGEIGNLLPKAGGYYPGETSTNPSILELLDRLLNTGVVVEGSVDLGLAQLNLIQAKLKLVLTSQPL, from the coding sequence ATGCCATTATCAGACCCCCCACCCCCCGTATTACTAGAACCTCAGCGATCGAGTAAAGATTCTGGTTTAGCACCATTACTGCTGACTGTGGTTGAGTTAGTGCGACAACTGATGGAAGCGCAGGTGATTCGGCGGATGGAAGCAGGACGCTTAAGTGACGAAGATTTAGACCGAGCTGCTACTAGCCTCCGTAAGTTAGAAGAACAAGTCGTGCATCTCTGCGAAATCTTTGAAGTCGATCCCGCAGACTTAAATATTGACTTAGGAGAAATTGGCAATCTGCTGCCTAAAGCTGGAGGTTACTACCCCGGTGAAACTTCCACGAATCCCTCCATTTTGGAGTTATTGGATCGCCTGTTAAATACGGGTGTAGTAGTCGAAGGCAGCGTGGATTTGGGACTAGCTCAACTCAATTTAATCCAAGCAAAACTGAAGCTAGTTTTGACTTCGCAACCCCTATAG
- a CDS encoding HNH endonuclease, with amino-acid sequence MSKTPRIRIPPEVRKYVFERDRYQCRSCGQTQVEVHLSIDHIIPLARGGSNDISNLQTLCLRCNQQKQHTLDPRFQRHFNL; translated from the coding sequence ATGAGCAAAACTCCTCGGATTCGGATTCCGCCAGAGGTAAGGAAATATGTGTTTGAGCGCGATCGCTATCAATGCCGAAGCTGTGGGCAGACTCAAGTAGAGGTGCATCTCAGTATCGACCACATTATTCCCCTGGCGCGAGGCGGTTCTAACGACATTAGCAACCTGCAAACGCTCTGTCTGCGTTGCAATCAGCAGAAACAGCACACTCTCGATCCGCGATTCCAGCGCCACTTCAACCTCTAG
- the gvpN gene encoding gas vesicle protein GvpN, producing MSTVLQARPRRFVSTPSVERVAARALRYLQSGFSVHLRGPAGTGKTTLALHLADLLTRPIMLVFGDDEFKTSDLIGNQLGYTRKKVVDNFIHSVVKVEDELKQNWVDSRLTLACREGFTLVYDEFNRSRPEVNNVLLSALEEKILALPPSGNRPEYVRVNPQFRAIFTSNPEEYCGVHSTQDALMDRLVTINMPEPDELTQQEILVQKTEIERESAILITQLVKAFRLKSGAEKSSGLRSGITIAKVCQEHNIPVMAEDADFRDICMDVLLSRTSLPLQESTTLLWELLNELVCREPKAIAPTPTTAPPRAEYADRTVTITTTSVVAEPATIKVAEKIVEKVAEPQAAAEPVATAIAEIAATEINDQDQLGLDEAEVYTYLRQAEGARVSEIEAALSMNRFQAVNALRSLAQKGILAQRHNRLYVTS from the coding sequence GTGAGTACCGTTCTACAAGCCCGCCCCCGTCGATTTGTCAGCACTCCCTCCGTTGAGCGTGTGGCTGCTAGAGCTTTGCGCTACCTACAATCTGGTTTCTCAGTACATCTGCGCGGCCCTGCTGGCACAGGTAAAACCACCCTCGCTTTACACTTGGCTGATCTTTTGACTCGGCCCATTATGTTGGTATTTGGGGATGATGAGTTCAAAACTTCAGACCTAATTGGTAACCAATTGGGTTATACCCGCAAAAAAGTAGTAGATAACTTCATTCACAGCGTGGTTAAAGTCGAGGATGAACTCAAGCAAAACTGGGTAGATTCCCGCCTCACTTTGGCTTGCCGCGAAGGCTTCACCTTGGTCTACGACGAGTTCAACCGCTCTCGTCCCGAAGTCAACAACGTTTTACTTTCCGCCTTAGAAGAAAAGATTTTGGCTTTGCCACCCAGCGGCAATCGTCCCGAATATGTGCGAGTCAATCCTCAGTTCCGGGCCATCTTCACCTCCAATCCAGAAGAATACTGTGGGGTGCATTCCACCCAAGATGCCTTGATGGATCGTCTGGTCACGATCAACATGCCAGAGCCAGATGAGCTGACTCAGCAAGAGATTTTGGTGCAGAAAACCGAGATCGAGCGCGAAAGTGCCATTTTAATCACTCAGTTAGTCAAAGCCTTTCGGCTCAAATCAGGGGCTGAGAAATCTTCTGGTTTACGCTCTGGCATCACGATCGCCAAAGTTTGCCAAGAGCATAATATTCCTGTCATGGCGGAAGATGCTGACTTTCGCGATATTTGCATGGATGTGTTGCTCTCCCGCACTAGCTTGCCCCTCCAGGAATCTACTACCCTGCTTTGGGAACTCCTAAACGAACTCGTTTGCCGCGAACCTAAGGCGATCGCACCCACACCTACAACTGCACCACCCCGAGCAGAGTATGCCGATCGCACCGTGACTATCACAACCACCTCAGTTGTAGCCGAGCCAGCCACTATTAAGGTCGCCGAAAAGATTGTGGAGAAGGTGGCTGAACCTCAAGCGGCGGCTGAGCCTGTTGCCACAGCGATCGCCGAAATTGCCGCAACCGAAATTAACGACCAAGACCAACTAGGGCTAGATGAGGCAGAAGTATATACCTATCTGCGTCAGGCTGAGGGAGCACGAGTCTCAGAAATTGAAGCAGCTTTAAGCATGAATCGATTTCAGGCAGTGAATGCGTTACGTTCCCTAGCTCAAAAGGGAATCCTAGCTCAACGCCACAATCGCCTCTACGTCACTTCCTAA
- a CDS encoding GvpL/GvpF family gas vesicle protein yields MGTGLYLYGIFPTPGPQHLETQGLDKQPVHTHVLDGFTFLYSEAQQERYLASRRNLLDHEKVLEQAMHAGHRTLLPLQFGLIVEDWRTVTEQLTATQGPKLEQLFHKLDGRREVGVKIFWDAEAEVQALLAQDEQLRTERDRLEGKSLSMDEVIRIGQAIEQAVEARKQSIIQVFRATLDPLANTTSENDPLTEAMIYNAAYLIAWDDEPTFSEKVEALDLQFEGRLRIRYNNFTAPYNFAQLDSSN; encoded by the coding sequence ATGGGAACCGGATTGTATTTGTATGGCATCTTCCCTACCCCTGGCCCCCAACATCTAGAAACTCAGGGTTTAGATAAACAACCTGTTCATACCCATGTTCTAGATGGGTTTACATTTCTCTATTCTGAAGCCCAGCAAGAACGTTATTTAGCCAGTCGTCGCAACTTGCTAGACCATGAGAAGGTGCTAGAACAAGCCATGCATGCAGGCCACCGAACCCTGTTACCCCTACAGTTTGGTCTAATTGTGGAGGATTGGCGCACCGTCACAGAACAACTCACTGCAACTCAGGGACCCAAATTAGAACAGCTCTTTCATAAACTAGATGGCAGAAGAGAAGTTGGCGTAAAAATATTTTGGGACGCTGAGGCTGAGGTACAAGCCCTGTTAGCTCAAGATGAGCAGCTACGCACCGAGCGCGATCGCTTAGAGGGTAAATCTCTCAGCATGGATGAGGTAATTCGGATTGGTCAGGCGATCGAACAAGCAGTAGAAGCTCGCAAGCAAAGCATCATTCAAGTATTTCGAGCCACCTTAGATCCTCTCGCAAACACCACATCAGAAAATGATCCGCTGACAGAAGCCATGATCTACAACGCGGCTTATCTGATCGCTTGGGATGACGAGCCCACATTTAGTGAAAAAGTAGAAGCCTTGGATTTGCAATTTGAGGGCCGTTTGCGGATTCGCTACAACAACTTCACCGCTCCCTACAACTTCGCTCAACTTGACTCATCAAATTAG
- a CDS encoding gas vesicle protein produces the protein MPAPSSSNRGAIATATQGSTLADVLERVLDKGIVIAGDISVSVGSTELLSIRIRLLISSVDKAKEIGINWWESDPHLSSQTHSLMEANQQLLQRIEGLETELRALRTAPASLPTAPA, from the coding sequence ATGCCCGCCCCTAGCAGTTCTAACCGTGGTGCGATCGCCACCGCTACTCAAGGCTCAACCTTAGCCGATGTTCTAGAACGAGTTTTAGATAAAGGCATTGTGATCGCGGGAGATATCTCCGTCTCAGTTGGCTCCACCGAACTGCTGAGCATTCGGATTCGCTTGCTGATTTCCTCGGTAGATAAGGCGAAGGAAATTGGCATCAACTGGTGGGAAAGTGATCCTCATCTCAGTAGCCAAACCCACAGCTTGATGGAGGCCAATCAACAGCTCCTCCAGCGGATTGAGGGTCTAGAAACAGAATTGCGAGCCTTACGCACCGCTCCCGCCTCCTTACCCACAGCTCCTGCTTAG
- a CDS encoding GvpL/GvpF family gas vesicle protein codes for MPMYTYAFLNTPPSAIKLPSGIVSALELVTCDRLSALVEPELSFETLQDHDAQLVQAVLTHDRVIRELFEHTALLPLRFGTRFLSTEGLLAHLQTHTQEYLEKLARVSGKAEYTLKLTPLVLEIEATLPTEAQGREYFLAKKRRFQSQYEQQQQQTAEWQTLVQAIAQIYPGPVLGEAQDGSQRVYLLVSAQESSQLYKHLQTWQIHCPHWELTLSEALPPYHFV; via the coding sequence ATGCCGATGTACACCTATGCTTTTCTCAATACGCCCCCAAGTGCCATCAAACTGCCGTCTGGAATTGTGAGTGCTTTGGAGCTAGTCACTTGCGATCGCCTCTCTGCCCTGGTCGAACCTGAGCTGTCTTTTGAAACGCTACAAGATCATGACGCTCAGTTAGTCCAAGCAGTGTTGACACACGATCGCGTAATTCGAGAATTGTTTGAGCACACCGCTCTATTGCCGCTGCGGTTTGGCACTCGGTTTTTGTCTACTGAAGGGTTACTAGCCCATCTGCAAACCCACACCCAGGAGTATCTAGAGAAGTTAGCACGGGTGAGTGGCAAAGCTGAATACACCCTGAAATTAACCCCCTTAGTCTTAGAAATCGAAGCAACCTTGCCCACAGAAGCTCAGGGGCGAGAATATTTTTTAGCCAAAAAACGCCGTTTCCAAAGTCAGTATGAGCAGCAACAGCAACAAACGGCTGAGTGGCAAACCTTGGTGCAAGCGATCGCCCAAATCTATCCGGGTCCAGTCTTGGGTGAAGCTCAAGATGGTAGCCAACGAGTTTATCTGTTGGTGAGTGCCCAGGAATCATCCCAACTGTACAAACACTTGCAAACCTGGCAAATTCACTGTCCCCACTGGGAGCTAACTTTGAGTGAAGCGCTCCCTCCTTATCACTTTGTTTAG
- a CDS encoding AAA family ATPase: MDNLFKGFEQLLELAKALEEKAEQGEIKTDIQFRSRSLSSIPRQGNIPSGMGVRRGPVTSPGADTTPASTPEVTVTPPTHDSKAPPLKTVGGLAPVLKELRELVEIPLKRPELLQRLGLEPTKGVLLVGPPGTGKTLTARALAEDLGVNYIAIVGPEVMGKYYGEAESRLRAIFEKAAKSAPCLVFIDEIDSLAPDRSKVEGEVEKRLVAQLLGLMDGFAKTEGVIVLAATNRPDYLDPALRRPGRFDREVQFRVPDRDGRLEILQILTQSMPLEESVNLSAIADLAVGLVGADLKALCQKAAYSALRRLVPSLDEPLPEEMTLTQPDFLQAIKEVKPAVLRSVEIESPDVAWHDIGGLDDLKQTLQESVEGALLYPELYQQTGAKAPRGILLWGPPGTGKTLLAKAVASQARANFIAVNGPELLSRWVGAAEQSVRELFGKARQAAPCVVFVDEIDTLAPARGRFNGDSGVSDRVVGQLLTELDGLQGCPNVLLIGATNRPDALDPALLRAGRLDLQLKVDLPDQASRLAILQVHNQDRPLQGVDLATWAAQTEGWNGADLALLSNQAALEAIRQYRAQGLADPTQVRIRNDDFVTAYQALAAQRQTS; this comes from the coding sequence ATGGACAACTTATTCAAAGGGTTTGAGCAACTGCTGGAACTCGCTAAAGCCCTGGAAGAAAAGGCAGAACAGGGAGAAATCAAGACAGATATTCAGTTTCGCTCCCGCAGTTTAAGTAGTATTCCCCGACAAGGAAACATCCCCTCAGGTATGGGCGTGCGTCGTGGGCCTGTCACTTCTCCCGGTGCTGATACAACACCAGCCTCAACCCCCGAAGTCACCGTAACGCCACCGACCCACGACTCCAAAGCCCCACCGCTGAAAACTGTGGGTGGATTGGCACCTGTCTTAAAAGAACTGCGAGAACTGGTAGAAATTCCCCTCAAGCGTCCAGAGTTGCTGCAACGGTTGGGCTTGGAACCAACGAAAGGCGTGTTGCTAGTCGGGCCACCAGGAACGGGTAAAACTTTAACTGCCCGCGCCTTAGCCGAAGATTTGGGAGTTAACTACATTGCGATCGTTGGCCCAGAGGTGATGGGCAAATACTACGGAGAAGCTGAAAGTCGGTTGCGGGCCATTTTTGAAAAAGCCGCCAAATCAGCTCCTTGCCTGGTGTTTATTGACGAAATTGATAGCCTCGCTCCCGATCGCAGCAAAGTCGAAGGGGAAGTCGAAAAGCGTCTGGTCGCCCAACTGTTGGGTTTGATGGATGGCTTTGCCAAAACCGAGGGTGTGATTGTTCTCGCTGCCACCAACCGCCCTGATTATCTTGACCCAGCGTTGCGTCGTCCTGGTCGTTTCGATCGCGAAGTCCAGTTCCGGGTGCCCGATCGCGATGGCAGATTAGAGATTTTGCAAATCCTCACCCAGTCCATGCCCTTGGAGGAGTCGGTTAATTTAAGCGCGATCGCTGACTTGGCAGTGGGTTTAGTCGGTGCAGACCTAAAAGCCCTTTGCCAAAAAGCTGCTTATAGTGCCTTGCGCCGCTTAGTTCCTTCTTTAGATGAACCCCTGCCAGAAGAAATGACCCTGACCCAACCAGACTTTTTGCAAGCCATCAAAGAAGTAAAACCCGCCGTTCTGCGCTCTGTAGAGATTGAGTCGCCGGATGTGGCTTGGCATGACATCGGTGGCCTGGATGACCTCAAGCAAACATTGCAAGAATCGGTAGAAGGCGCACTTCTCTACCCAGAACTCTATCAACAAACAGGAGCCAAAGCGCCACGCGGCATTCTGCTCTGGGGACCCCCAGGCACAGGTAAAACGCTACTTGCTAAAGCTGTGGCCTCTCAAGCCAGAGCCAACTTCATCGCCGTTAATGGCCCAGAATTGCTGAGCCGTTGGGTGGGTGCTGCCGAGCAATCTGTACGGGAATTATTTGGCAAAGCTCGCCAAGCCGCTCCTTGTGTTGTATTCGTCGATGAGATTGACACATTAGCCCCAGCACGAGGCCGTTTCAATGGGGACTCAGGGGTGAGCGATCGCGTCGTCGGTCAACTGTTAACAGAACTCGACGGCTTACAGGGTTGTCCCAACGTTTTGCTGATTGGAGCGACCAACCGCCCCGATGCTCTCGATCCTGCCCTCCTGCGAGCGGGACGCTTAGATTTGCAACTCAAAGTAGATTTACCCGATCAAGCCAGTCGCCTCGCCATTCTGCAAGTTCATAACCAAGATCGACCTCTACAAGGCGTAGACCTAGCAACTTGGGCTGCACAAACAGAAGGCTGGAATGGTGCAGATTTAGCCTTACTCAGTAATCAAGCCGCTTTAGAAGCGATTCGACAGTACCGAGCCCAAGGTTTGGCAGATCCCACCCAAGTTCGCATTCGCAATGATGATTTCGTTACCGCCTATCAAGCTTTAGCAGCCCAACGACAAACCTCCTAA